The following are from one region of the Rhodopirellula sp. P2 genome:
- a CDS encoding PH domain-containing protein produces the protein MQVLTTQCPYCHHEVDSTIEHLDGPVLCPSCDNPFEMEMPTAVVTAVHEVDEKTARENRMASEPEERSLAQVHPVVFRARPIATLVFSVVGIVAAVLILMSVAGMSLAGYALDEMAVVGPASIVVWLSAAALIVTAGVIGHWTLLSRFTTLTVTDDRTVYREGIVSRETSEVQHDDVRNIQLDQSFVQRLLNVGGIGISSSGQDDLEVVAKGLPHPKRIIDLIRENQD, from the coding sequence ATGCAAGTTCTCACCACACAGTGCCCGTACTGCCACCACGAAGTCGATAGCACGATCGAGCATTTGGATGGTCCTGTGCTTTGTCCAAGTTGTGACAACCCGTTCGAGATGGAGATGCCGACGGCCGTTGTCACCGCCGTTCATGAAGTCGACGAGAAAACGGCTCGCGAGAACAGGATGGCATCGGAGCCAGAAGAACGCTCGCTGGCGCAAGTTCATCCAGTCGTCTTTCGCGCCCGCCCGATCGCGACGCTTGTTTTTTCAGTCGTCGGTATCGTCGCCGCAGTGCTGATTCTGATGTCAGTGGCTGGGATGTCCTTGGCCGGTTACGCGTTGGATGAGATGGCCGTGGTTGGACCAGCTTCGATCGTGGTTTGGTTGAGCGCCGCTGCCTTGATCGTGACTGCGGGGGTGATTGGCCACTGGACGCTGCTGAGCCGGTTCACAACTTTGACCGTCACCGATGATCGAACGGTCTACCGGGAAGGCATCGTCTCGCGGGAGACATCGGAGGTGCAGCACGACGACGTTCGCAACATTCAACTCGATCAATCTTTTGTTCAACGTTTGCTGAATGTGGGTGGCATCGGCATCTCCAGTTCGGGACAAGACGATTTGGAGGTTGTCGCCAAAGGCCTTCCCCACCCCAAACGAATCATTGATCTCATTCGCGAAAATCAGGATTGA
- a CDS encoding DUF1501 domain-containing protein encodes MTKNSPLFPCGRVANMLSRREWLCRAGAGAGMIGLANLMAEQNLLAAPATNEASDPITSLAPRPGHFPAKAKSVIWLFMEGAPSAVDMFDRKPELDKRDGDTTDIQAFFGNPGPLMKSPFSFQQYGECGQWVCDQYTHVAKHVDKMAFIKSCYSESNDHVPAIYQINSGLPRPGFPTAGAWATYGLGSENQNLPGYVVMGNTQGAKGGPHNWGAGFLPSTFQGTLFRSQGTPVLNLNRQPSITKPDQRAQLDLMAKLNDEHMRRHTRDAEFANRMDSFELAFRMQKEATEVVDLSRETKATQQLYGIDNPRSKSFGSKCLMARRLVESGVRFVQVYSDGEWDAHDNLEENHTHHCAATDVPVAGLLSDLEQRGLLDSTLVIWGGEFGRMPISQNGKGRDHNPKGFMQWMAGAGIKGGVSYGETDEIGYEAVENPVSVNDLHATILHLLGLDHERLTYFHNGRSYRLTDVAGEVIQEVLS; translated from the coding sequence ATGACGAAGAACTCTCCGTTGTTTCCCTGCGGTCGCGTCGCCAACATGCTCAGTCGCCGAGAATGGCTGTGCCGAGCCGGTGCTGGAGCTGGGATGATTGGCCTGGCCAATCTGATGGCCGAGCAAAATTTATTGGCCGCACCAGCGACAAATGAGGCTTCGGATCCAATCACGTCGCTGGCTCCCCGGCCGGGCCATTTCCCCGCCAAGGCCAAGTCGGTGATCTGGCTGTTCATGGAAGGTGCCCCCAGCGCCGTCGACATGTTCGATCGCAAACCGGAACTCGACAAACGGGACGGCGACACGACCGACATCCAGGCGTTCTTCGGCAACCCCGGACCGCTCATGAAGTCACCGTTTTCATTCCAACAATATGGCGAATGCGGGCAGTGGGTTTGCGACCAATACACCCACGTCGCCAAACACGTCGACAAGATGGCGTTCATCAAATCGTGCTACAGCGAATCGAATGATCACGTCCCGGCGATCTATCAAATCAACAGTGGGCTGCCACGTCCGGGATTCCCCACCGCAGGTGCCTGGGCGACCTATGGACTGGGCAGCGAAAACCAGAACCTGCCCGGCTACGTTGTGATGGGCAACACCCAAGGTGCCAAAGGTGGTCCACACAACTGGGGCGCGGGATTCCTCCCCTCCACCTTCCAGGGAACGCTTTTCCGCTCCCAGGGCACTCCGGTTTTGAATCTCAACCGGCAACCCTCCATCACCAAACCCGATCAACGTGCGCAGCTGGACCTGATGGCCAAGCTGAACGACGAACACATGCGACGTCACACCCGCGATGCCGAGTTCGCCAACCGCATGGATTCGTTTGAATTGGCGTTCCGAATGCAGAAAGAAGCGACCGAGGTCGTCGACCTTTCGCGTGAGACGAAGGCAACGCAACAGCTCTACGGGATCGACAACCCCAGATCCAAATCGTTCGGGTCCAAGTGCTTGATGGCACGCCGACTCGTCGAGAGCGGCGTTCGGTTTGTGCAGGTCTACAGCGACGGCGAATGGGACGCGCACGACAACCTCGAAGAAAACCACACTCACCACTGCGCCGCCACGGATGTCCCGGTGGCAGGTTTGCTTTCCGATTTGGAACAACGTGGGTTGCTCGATTCAACCCTCGTGATCTGGGGCGGAGAATTTGGTCGCATGCCGATCTCGCAAAACGGCAAGGGGCGCGATCACAATCCCAAAGGGTTCATGCAGTGGATGGCCGGCGCAGGGATCAAGGGAGGCGTCAGTTACGGTGAGACCGACGAGATCGGCTACGAAGCCGTTGAGAACCCCGTCAGCGTGAATGACCTGCATGCCACCATTCTCCATCTGCTCGGTCTGGATCACGAACGTCTCACGTACTTCCACAACGGACGCAGCTACCGCCTGACCGATGTCGCCGGCGAAGTGATCCAGGAGGTTCTCTCCTAA